A single region of the Halobacterium wangiae genome encodes:
- a CDS encoding cobalamin-binding protein: MHVVSLAPSATATVAALDGADRLVGVTTYCRVEAPVVGGWLNPDYDRVADYDPDVVLTSDDLQRDIRDELCDRGFDVAHVEPSTLDEVLASFTEIGAAVGLPDAGERLEAESRERVAAVRRDAPDDGPVVYCEEWSDPPMAAGNWVPDVVEAAGGRYPFVDAGERSREIDGDTVEHADPGHAVVHVCGKGERVDADPAARWGLDADVHVVDDSLLNQPSPRLLDGLETLAATLRDD; this comes from the coding sequence ATGCACGTCGTCTCGCTCGCGCCGAGCGCCACCGCAACGGTCGCCGCACTCGACGGCGCCGACAGATTGGTCGGCGTCACGACATATTGCCGTGTGGAGGCGCCGGTGGTCGGTGGGTGGCTCAACCCGGACTACGACCGCGTCGCCGACTACGACCCCGACGTCGTCCTGACGAGCGACGACCTCCAGCGCGATATCCGGGACGAACTCTGCGACCGCGGCTTCGACGTTGCCCACGTCGAACCGTCGACGCTCGACGAGGTACTCGCGTCGTTCACCGAGATCGGGGCGGCCGTCGGACTCCCCGACGCCGGCGAGCGACTCGAGGCCGAGAGCCGCGAGCGCGTCGCGGCAGTCCGTCGCGACGCTCCCGACGACGGGCCCGTGGTCTACTGCGAGGAGTGGTCGGACCCGCCGATGGCGGCGGGCAACTGGGTGCCCGACGTGGTCGAGGCTGCCGGCGGCCGCTACCCGTTCGTCGACGCCGGCGAGCGCTCCCGAGAGATCGACGGGGACACCGTCGAACACGCCGACCCCGGCCACGCCGTCGTCCACGTCTGCGGGAAGGGAGAGCGGGTGGACGCGGACCCCGCCGCCCGCTGGGGCCTGGACGCCGACGTCCACGTCGTCGACGACAGCCTGCTCAACCAGCCGAGTCCCCGACTGCTCGACGGCCTCGAGACGCTCGCGGCGACGCTCCGGGACGACTAA
- a CDS encoding DUF84 family protein, with translation MRVAVGSGNPVKRAAVAAALPDATVEAVPVDSGVPEQPWGDDETVEGARNRAQRALGEGYDLGVGLEGGVHQRGGSLFLVMWAAATDGERIEVGGGPRLRLPDDVAGRLRDGDELGPVMDDLLDTSGVAENQGAAGVLTAGTTDRTEALRTAVAGALGPFLTEYY, from the coding sequence ATGCGAGTAGCAGTCGGTTCGGGGAACCCGGTGAAGCGTGCAGCCGTCGCGGCGGCGCTGCCGGACGCGACGGTCGAGGCCGTCCCGGTCGACAGCGGCGTCCCCGAGCAACCGTGGGGCGACGACGAGACGGTCGAGGGGGCACGCAACCGCGCGCAGCGAGCGCTGGGCGAGGGATACGACCTCGGGGTCGGACTGGAAGGGGGAGTGCACCAGCGGGGCGGGTCGCTCTTCCTCGTCATGTGGGCGGCGGCGACGGACGGCGAGCGCATCGAGGTCGGCGGCGGGCCGCGACTCCGACTCCCCGACGACGTGGCCGGACGGCTCCGCGACGGCGACGAACTGGGTCCCGTGATGGACGATCTCCTCGACACGTCGGGCGTCGCGGAGAATCAGGGCGCGGCGGGCGTCCTCACTGCCGGGACGACCGACAGAACAGAAGCGCTCCGGACGGCGGTGGCGGGCGCGCTCGGACCGTTCCTCACCGAGTACTACTAG